In Janthinobacterium agaricidamnosum NBRC 102515 = DSM 9628, the DNA window TTTGCGCAGGCTAACTGGCGGAATTTTCAGCGCTTCCCGGTATTTGGCAACAGTGCGTCGCGCAATCACCATGCCTTGTTCCCCCAGCATGTCGGCAATCTTACTGTCGGATAAAGGATTTTTAGGGTCTTCAGCTCCTGTCAATTGCACTATCAGTGCCCGTATCGCCGTCGACGACGCTTCGCCGCCCGCTTCGGTGGCGACGTGGCTACCAAAGAAATATTTCAACTCAAACATGCCGTGCGGGGTCAGCATGTATTTCTGGGTTGTTACCCGAGAGATCGTGCTCTCGTGTAGTCCCAGTGTATCAGCTATTTCACGAAGCACAAGGGGCCGCATGGCAACCGCTCCATGCGAGAAAAAATTCTTTTGTCGTTCTACTATCGCTTGCGCGACCCGCAAAATGGTGTCGAAACGCTGGCGCATATTCTTGATCAGCCACTTGGCTTCCTGCAATTGCGCGCCCATCGCGCCCTCGCCCTTGCCCTGTTTCAGCAGGTTGGCGTACATCGCGTTGACCCGCAAACGCGGCATCACGTCGTGGTTCAGGCTGACTTGCCAGCCATTGCGCGAGCGCTTGACGACCACGTCCGGCACCACGTAATCGGACACGTCCGACGCGAACACGGCGCCCGGGTGCGGATTGCATTGGCGAATCACCGCCTGCGCTTCGCGCAAGTCTTCGTCGTCGCAAGCCAGGGCTTTCTTGAGCTTGTTGAAGTCGCGCTGCGCAAACCAGGTCAGGTGCTGTTCGACGATCTGCAAGGCCATGCGCCGCGTCACCAGCGCGATGTGCGGCAGGCGCTTGATTTGCAGCGCCAGGCATTCCGACGCATTGCGCGCGCCGACGCCCGGCGGGTCGAAGCTTTGCAGCAGCGACAGCGCGATATGCAATTCGTCGGGATCGATTTCCAGTTCGGCCGGCAGGCGCGCCAGGATTTCTTCCAGCGGCTCTTCCAGGTAGCCGTTGTCGTCGAGCGCGTCGATGATCAGCTCGACCAGCGCGCGGTCGCGCAATTCCAGCACGGTCACGCGCACCTGCTCCATCAAGTGTTCGCGCAGCGTGCAGTGGCTCGCTTCCAGCTGCGGCCGGGCATCCTCGTCGTCAGGCGCCTTGCTGCGTCCCGCTTCGCTCCAGTCGCTGTCGGTATTGTCGGCCGCGGTGCTGGTCTCGCTGGCGCCCTCGCCTTCGAAATGCTCGGCCTCGGCCGCGCCCGGCGCATCCGGCCCGGCGCCATCCTGGCCTGGCGGCTGCGGCGGCCCTTCAGACGGTGCGCTAAGCGGGCTCAGCGCACCATCGGACAGCAGCCGCAGCGAATGGTCGAGCGGATCGTCCAGGCGCTCCAGCAAGGGATTGTCGGTCAGCAACTGTTCCAGT includes these proteins:
- a CDS encoding RNA polymerase factor sigma-54 codes for the protein MKQSLQLRTSQHLALTPQLQQSIRLLQLSTLELHQELEQLLTDNPLLERLDDPLDHSLRLLSDGALSPLSAPSEGPPQPPGQDGAGPDAPGAAEAEHFEGEGASETSTAADNTDSDWSEAGRSKAPDDEDARPQLEASHCTLREHLMEQVRVTVLELRDRALVELIIDALDDNGYLEEPLEEILARLPAELEIDPDELHIALSLLQSFDPPGVGARNASECLALQIKRLPHIALVTRRMALQIVEQHLTWFAQRDFNKLKKALACDDEDLREAQAVIRQCNPHPGAVFASDVSDYVVPDVVVKRSRNGWQVSLNHDVMPRLRVNAMYANLLKQGKGEGAMGAQLQEAKWLIKNMRQRFDTILRVAQAIVERQKNFFSHGAVAMRPLVLREIADTLGLHESTISRVTTQKYMLTPHGMFELKYFFGSHVATEAGGEASSTAIRALIVQLTGAEDPKNPLSDSKIADMLGEQGMVIARRTVAKYREALKIPPVSLRKSL